The following proteins come from a genomic window of Salvia hispanica cultivar TCC Black 2014 chromosome 4, UniMelb_Shisp_WGS_1.0, whole genome shotgun sequence:
- the LOC125219579 gene encoding transcription factor bHLH93-like isoform X2 yields MELCSKEQQGFLEELLGLREMEDHCNNTTNMNQDFTTNWNILEDVSIPTNTCFQDLSLPILDHHYYYSAPFGDDNLSPPGFSSDSSNPNLNSQTLPYAATPQFEDPSFSFLHDFGNGLDVGPPLKPEPGFNVGFGHETQRKSKMKKLNNGQPSKNLMAERRRRKRLNDRLSMLRSVVPKISKMDRTSILGDTIDYMKEMLNSINNLQEEMNLGGNELGFLSIFKNPKPEEILIRNSPKFEVERMDSETRIGICCGAKPGLLLSTVTTLEALGIDIQHCVISCFNDFAMQASCSEDMKKRAALGAEDIKQALFRNAGYGGRCL; encoded by the exons ATGGAGTTGTGCTCAAAAGAACAACAAGGTTTCTTAGAAGAGCTACTAGGCCTAAGAGAGATGGAGGATCACTGCAACAACACCACAAACATGAATCAAGACTTCACCACCAATTGGAACATTCTCGAAGATGTTTCCATCCCAACAAACACTTGCTTCCAAGACTTGTCTCTCCCCATCCTCGACCACCACTACTACTACAGCGCCCCGTTTGGCGACGACAACCTTTCGCCCCCCGGTTTCTCCTCCGATTCATCAAACCCCAACCTCAACTCCCAAACACTCCCTTACGCCGCCACTCCCCAATTCGAAGACCCCTCCTTCTCCTTCCTCCACGACTTCGGAAACGGGCTGGATGTCGGGCCTCCCCTCAAGCCCGAGCCCGGCTTCAACGTCGGCTTTGGCCATGAGACTCAGAGGAAGAGCAAGATGAAGAAGCTCAACAACGGCCAGCCCTCCAAGAACCTCATGGCCGAGAGAAGGCGCCGCAAGCGCCTCAACGACCGCCTCTCCATGCTCCGATCAGTCGTTCCCAAGATAAGCAAG ATGGACAGGACATCTATACTTGGTGACACAATAGATTACATGAAGGAGATGCTTAATAGCATAAACAATTTGCAAGAAGAAATGAATTTGGGAGGGAATGAATTGGGGTTTTTGAGCATATTCAAGAACCCCAAGCCTGAGGAGATCTTGATCAGAAATTCACCCaag TTTGAAGTGGAAAGGATGGATTCAGAGACAAGGATTGGGATATGCTGTGGTGCAAAGCCAGGATTGTTGCTATCAACAGTGACAACTCTAGAGGCATTGGGCATTGATATTCAACATTGTGTTATTAGTTGCTTCAACGATTTCGCAATGCAAGCTTCATGCTCCGAG GATATGAAGAAGAGGGCAGCTTTGGGTGCAGAAGACATAAAGCAAGCACTGTTTAGAAACGCAGGATATGGAGGAAGATGTCTCTGA
- the LOC125219579 gene encoding transcription factor bHLH93-like isoform X1 produces MELCSKEQQGFLEELLGLREMEDHCNNTTNMNQDFTTNWNILEDVSIPTNTCFQDLSLPILDHHYYYSAPFGDDNLSPPGFSSDSSNPNLNSQTLPYAATPQFEDPSFSFLHDFGNGLDVGPPLKPEPGFNVGFGHETQRKSKMKKLNNGQPSKNLMAERRRRKRLNDRLSMLRSVVPKISKMDRTSILGDTIDYMKEMLNSINNLQEEMNLGGNELGFLSIFKNPKPEEILIRNSPKFEVERMDSETRIGICCGAKPGLLLSTVTTLEALGIDIQHCVISCFNDFAMQASCSEVNDMKKRAALGAEDIKQALFRNAGYGGRCL; encoded by the exons ATGGAGTTGTGCTCAAAAGAACAACAAGGTTTCTTAGAAGAGCTACTAGGCCTAAGAGAGATGGAGGATCACTGCAACAACACCACAAACATGAATCAAGACTTCACCACCAATTGGAACATTCTCGAAGATGTTTCCATCCCAACAAACACTTGCTTCCAAGACTTGTCTCTCCCCATCCTCGACCACCACTACTACTACAGCGCCCCGTTTGGCGACGACAACCTTTCGCCCCCCGGTTTCTCCTCCGATTCATCAAACCCCAACCTCAACTCCCAAACACTCCCTTACGCCGCCACTCCCCAATTCGAAGACCCCTCCTTCTCCTTCCTCCACGACTTCGGAAACGGGCTGGATGTCGGGCCTCCCCTCAAGCCCGAGCCCGGCTTCAACGTCGGCTTTGGCCATGAGACTCAGAGGAAGAGCAAGATGAAGAAGCTCAACAACGGCCAGCCCTCCAAGAACCTCATGGCCGAGAGAAGGCGCCGCAAGCGCCTCAACGACCGCCTCTCCATGCTCCGATCAGTCGTTCCCAAGATAAGCAAG ATGGACAGGACATCTATACTTGGTGACACAATAGATTACATGAAGGAGATGCTTAATAGCATAAACAATTTGCAAGAAGAAATGAATTTGGGAGGGAATGAATTGGGGTTTTTGAGCATATTCAAGAACCCCAAGCCTGAGGAGATCTTGATCAGAAATTCACCCaag TTTGAAGTGGAAAGGATGGATTCAGAGACAAGGATTGGGATATGCTGTGGTGCAAAGCCAGGATTGTTGCTATCAACAGTGACAACTCTAGAGGCATTGGGCATTGATATTCAACATTGTGTTATTAGTTGCTTCAACGATTTCGCAATGCAAGCTTCATGCTCCGAGGTAAAT GATATGAAGAAGAGGGCAGCTTTGGGTGCAGAAGACATAAAGCAAGCACTGTTTAGAAACGCAGGATATGGAGGAAGATGTCTCTGA
- the LOC125220856 gene encoding protein FAR1-RELATED SEQUENCE 5-like, with product MDSSSYSESTSTNGGGSVIPICKPELRPYEGKKFSSLEEGISFYEKYAQECCFDCRRFGNRSSGGVIIFQYVVCNRQGFHTVDSLDVDVSVSEDGNVSDDDEVSSKKRRRRGTKRYRMVFGPFTGKDNHGCPIAFGAGFVSGENCDAFSWLFTVFVECMGVAPRIIITDQDWGMRLAIEKVLPGTRHRLCMWHIMSKLFEKIPKSISDREKFSKEFKSCVWSELLDPDEFDILWTSIVEKYSVEDHKWFKDMFLIRHMWIPAFFRDVPMGSLMRTTSFSESENSFFKRYSKPLFNFADFTLQYNNAIDAQRNQTERLDYYDSVITPKYVTDLAFEKQLASVYTDRMFRVVQDLIVEADKSCRMISMSTLENIEVFKVSDARKKIFTVRHEIETESYECECKLFLRCGYLCSHLFFILRNKDVNNIPEKYVGNRWLKSELLKAVHGLTIDESASDRGSNKDDKLQIANRCHGRYFGLYQRAFRNKDHLIALDNLLAGIGPQIFKDDCAGSSSLDKNDSIMNIYGIVVPEEITAHAPDVVSTKGGASDKKSRIKSSIEKAIEKANKPHRRCGKCHKVTDHNARSCGRNQT from the exons ATggattcttcatcttattcCGAGTCTACGTCGACGAATGGTGGAG GGTCTGTTATTCCAATTTGCAAGCCTGAGTTGAGGCCTTATGAAGGTAAAAAATTTTCTTCCCTTGAGGAAGGAATTTCCTTTTATGAAAAGTATGCTCAGGAGTGTTGTTTTGATTGTCGAAGATTTGGAAATAGGTCTAGTGGTggtgttattatttttcagtatGTTGTTTGCAATAGACAAGGATTTCATACAGTAGATTCGTTGGATGTTGATGTTAGTGTATCTGAGGATGGTAATGTgtctgatgatgatgaagtaTCTTCAAAGAAGAGACGTAGACGTGGCACCAAAAG GTATCGTATGGTGTTTGGTCCATTTACCGGGAAAGACAATCATGGGTGTCCTATTGCGTTTGGAGCTGGTTTCGTATCCGGTGAGAATTGTGATGCATTTTCATGGCTTTTCACTGTATTTGTTGAATGCATGGGTGTTGCTCCAAGAATCATAATCACTGACCAAGATTGGGGAATGAGGCTTGCcattgagaaggtattaccTGGTACAAGGCATCGTTTGTGTATGTGGCATATTATGAGCAAGTTATTTGAGAAGATACCTAAATCAATTTCTGATAGAGAAAAGTTTAGTAAGGAGTTTAAGTCTTGTGTTTGGTCAGAGTTGTTAGATCCGGATGAGTTTGATATATTATGGACTAGtattgttgaaaaatataGTGTAGAAGATCATAAGTGGTTTAAGGATATGTTTTTGATCAGACATATGTGGATCCCAGCCTTCTTTAGAGATGTTCCTATGGGTTCTTTAATGAGAACAACATCTTTTTCAGAATCTGAAAACAGTTTTTTTAAGAGGTACTCGAAACCGTTGTTCAATTTTGCTGACTTCACTCTTCAGTATAACAATGCCATTGATGCTCAAAGGAATCAAACTGAAAGGCTTGACTATTATGATTCTGTAATCACTCCAAAATATGTCACTGATTTAGCATTTGAGAAGCAATTGGCATCTGTTTACACAGATAGGATGTTTAGAGTGGTACAAGATTTGATTGTTGAGGCTGATAAGAGTTGTCGGATGATTAGCATGTCCACATTGGAGAACATCGAGGTCTTCAAAGTTTCTGATGCTAGAAAGAAGATCTTTACAGTTAGACATGAGATAGAGACTGAGTCATatgaatgtgagtgtaaactATTTTTAAGGTGTGGTTATCTATGCAGCcacctttttttcattctcaGAAACAAAGATGTCAACAATATTCCAGAGAAATATGTTGGTAACCGTTGGCTTAAAAGTGAATTACTAAAGGCAGTTCATGGTCTCACGATTGATGAAAGTGCGTCTGACAGAG GTTCTAACAAAGATGACAAACTACAGATTGCTAATAGGTGTCATGGACGTTACTTTGGTCTATATCAGCGTGCTTTTAGGAATAAAGATCATTTGATTGCTTTGGATAATTTGCTTGCGGGTATTGGTCCTCAAATCTTTAAAGACGACTGTGCTGGATCGTCTTCTCttgataaaaatgattcaatcaTGAACATATATGGTATTGTTGTTCCTGAAGAAATAACTGCCCATGCTCCAGATGTGGTTAGTACAAAAGGAGGTGCAAGTGACAAGAAAAGCAGGATTAAGTCAAGCATAGAGAAAGCAAttgaaaaagcaaataaacctCATAGGCGTTGTGGAAAGTGTCACAAAGTTACTGATCATAATGCTAGAAGTTGTGGCAGAAATCAGacatga
- the LOC125222900 gene encoding receptor protein-tyrosine kinase CEPR1-like, which produces MAASNHFLIAAAVAILLICHAAAAATQSSASEFFSLAGKPQSYCNLTGVSCDDLQNVVELDLSGWSLAGRLPDQICTYLPHLRSLRLGPNTFHGHFPAGLTNCSLLEELNMSSMHLTGPLPDFSPLQNLKILDLSYNMFSGDFPISITNISQIEIINFNENAAFNPWKLPENLTSLTKLTTLILSTCQLYGALPPWLGNMTSLVDLELTGNAYSGSVPPELGRLRNLRQLELYYNLLTGELPAEIGNLTELVDLDMSVNKFNGGIPESICRLPKLEFFQLYNSCLTGEIPAAIGNSTTLKMLSLYGNFLTGEVPRDLGRWSPLAAVELSENNLTGTLPGGMCSGGRLNYLLLLKNDLSGEIPASYSDCKSLVRFRVSNNNLQGTIPEGLLSLPHVSIIDLAYNNLTAAIHKSIRFAFNLSELFLQGNRISGAIPPEISFARSLVKIDLSYNQLSGPIPSEMGDLKQLNVLLLQGNMLTSSIPETLSRLTSLNLVDLSNNRLSGEIPENLSALLPNSLNFSNNRLSGPIPLPFMNQGLLESFAGNPGLCVLEGSGLGFPACPHSYGRRKINSLWLILISLAVVMVGTALYLRRWFSRDRVGMEHEDSVSASFFSYEIKSFHRITFDQREIVEAMVDKNIVGYGGSGTVYRIELNNGEEVAVKKLWSRKNKHWDEDGVVLDKELKTEVETLGSIRHKNIVKLYCYFSSADCSLLVYEYMPNGNLWDALHKEKVVLDWPIRHQVALGVAQGLAYLHHDLMPPIIHRDIKSTNILLDVDYQPKVADFGIAKVLQARGSMEATTTVVAGTYGYIAPEYAFSSKATTKCDVYSFGVVLMELITGKKPVEAEFGESKNIIYWVSTKVETKEGAMEVLDERISDSYKDEMIKVLRIAIRCTCGSAALRPTMNEVVQLLMEADPCRFRCCTISNKATPTTTNAKDQFD; this is translated from the exons ATGGCCGCTTCCAATCATTTCCtcatcgccgccgccgtcgctATCCTCCTCATCTGCCATgcagccgccgccgccactcAATCCTCCGCCTCCGAATTCTTCTCCCTCGCCGGAAAACCACAGAGCTACTGCAACTTAACCGGAGTCTCATGCGACGATCTCCAAAACGTCGTGGAGCTCGACCTCTCCGGCTGGTCCCTCGCTGGAAGATTACCCGACCAAATATGCACGTACCTCCCCCACCTCCGCAGCCTCCGCCTCGGCCCCAACACCTTCCACGGCCACTTCCCCGCCGGACTCACCAACTGCTCCCTCCTCGAAGAGCTCAACATGAGCTCCATGCACCTCACCGGACCCCTGCCCGACTTCTCCCCTCTCCAAAATCTCAAAATCCTCGACCTCTCCTACAACATGTTCTCCGGCGACTTCCCCATCTCCATCACCAACATCTCCCAAATCGAAATCATCAACTTCAACGAGAACGCCGCCTTCAATCCCTGGAAGCTGCCCGAGAATCTAACGTCGTTAACCAAATTAACGACGTTGATTCTCTCCACCTGCCAGCTCTACGGCGCCCTCCCGCCATGGCTCGGCAACATGACCTCCCTCGTCGACCTCGAGCTGACCGGCAACGCCTACTCGGGCAGCGTCCCGCCCGAGCTCGGCCGCCTCCGCAACCTCCGCCAGCTCGAGCTCTACTACAACCTCCTGACCGGAGAGCTGCCCGCGGAAATTGGAAACCTAACGGAGTTAGTTGACCTGGACATGTCCGTTAACAAATTTAACGGCGGCATACCGGAATCCATCTGCCGCCTCCCCAAGCTCGAATTCTTCCAGCTCTACAACAGCTGTCTCACCGGCGAAATCCCCGCGGCGATCGGAAATTCAACCACTTTAAAAATGCTCTCCCTCTACGGAAACTTCCTCACCGGCGAGGTCCCCAGGGACCTCGGCCGGTGGTCCCCACTCGCCGCGGTGGAGCTTTCCGAGAATAATCTCACCGGAACGCTCCCCGGCGGCATGTGCAGCGGCGGGAGGCTCAATTACCTCCTCCTTCTGAAAAATGATCTCTCCGGCGAGATTCCGGCGAGTTATTCCGACTGCAAATCCCTCGTCCGTTTCCGCGTCAGCAATAACAACCTCCAAGGGACCATTCCAGAAGGTCTCCTCTCCCTCCCTCACGTCTCCATCATCGATCTCGCATACAACAATCTCACCGCCGCCATCCACAAATCAATCCGATTTGCTTTTAATCTATCGGAGCTCTTCCTTCAAGGAAACAGAATCTCCGGCGCGATTCCGCCGGAGATCTCCTTCGCGAGAAGCCTGGTGAAAATCGATCTGAGCTACAATCAATTGTCAGGGCCAATTCCTTCCGAGATGGGAGATCTGAAGCAGCTGAACGTCCTTCTCTTGCAAGGCAACATGCTGACATCTTCCATCCCTGAGACTCTCTCCCGCCTCACCTCTCTCAACCTCGTCGACCTCTCCAACAACCGCCTCTCCGGTGAGATACCGGAGAATCTCTCCGCGCTCCTCCCAAACTCGCTTAACTTCTCCAACAACCGCCTCTCCGGCCCCATCCCCCTCCCTTTTATGAACCAGGGCCTCCTGGAGAGCTTCGCGGGGAACCCTGGCCTCTGCGTGCTGGAAGGGTCTGGGCTGGGGTTCCCCGCATGCCCTCATTCGTACGGCCGGAGGAAGATCAACAGCCTCTGGCTGATCCTGATCTCCCTGGCCGTAGTGATGGTAGGGACGGCTCTCTACCTGCGGAGATGGTTTAGCAGAGACAGAGTCGGGATGGAGCACGAGGACTCTGTCTCTGCTTCCTTCTTCTCCTACGAGATCAAGAGCTTCCATCGCATAACCTTCGACCAGCGCGAAATCGTGGAGGCGATGGTCGACAAGAACATCGTAGGGTACGGAGGGTCCGGGACCGTCTACCGGATCGAGCTCAACAACGGGGAGGAGGTCGCCGTGAAGAAGCTATGGAGCCGGAAGAACAAACACTGGGACGAGGACGGTGTTGTTCTGGACAAGGAGCTTAAAACGGAAGTGGAGACGCTGGGGAGTATCCGCCACAAGAATATAGTGAAGTTGTACTGCTATTTCTCGAGTGCTGATTGCAGCCTTCTTGTGTACGAATACATGCCGAACGGGAACCTCTGGGACGCCCTGCATAAGGAGAAGGTCGTCCTCGATTGGCCGATACGGCATCAGGTCGCCCTAGGAGTGGCTCAGGGACTGGCCTACCTCCACCACGACCTGATGCCGCCTATTATTCACAGGGACATCAAGTCAACCAATATCCTCTTGGATGTTGACTACCAGCCTAAGGTCGCGGACTTTGGCATCGCTAAAGTCCTGCAGGCCAGGGGATCCATGGAGGCCACCACCACCGTTGTTGCAGGGACTTACGGCTACATAGCGCCAG aatatgcattttcgtCCAAGGCGACGACCAAGTGCGACGTGTACAGCTTCGGAGTGGTGCTGATGGAGCTAATAACAGGGAAGAAGCCGGTGGAGGCAGAGTTCGGGGAGAGCAAGAACATCATATATTGGGTGTCGACCAAGGTGGAGACCAAGGAAGGGGCGATGGAGGTGTTGGACGAGAGAATCTCGGACTCGTACAAAGACGAGATGATCAAAGTGCTAAGGATCGCCATACGCTGCACGTGCGGAAGCGCAGCGCTGCGCCCCACGATGAACGAGGTGGTGCAGCTGCTCATGGAGGCGGACCCTTGCAGATTCCGGTGTTGCACCATTTCAAATAAGGCCACACCAACTACCACCAACGCAAAGGACCAGTTCGATTAG